In one Burkholderiales bacterium GJ-E10 genomic region, the following are encoded:
- a CDS encoding FAD linked oxidase domain-containing protein, with protein MSHDETAFLDALRAAAGAQAILAGEPDIAPFCTDWRRRYTGSAIAVAQPASTDETARVVQACARHGVAIVPQGGNTGLVGGATPAPGARAIVLSTRRMNRIRAIDPVNDCITVDAGCTLRAVQEAAQARGRLFPLRLASEGSCTIGGNLATNAGGTEVLRYGNARELTLGIEAVLADGRVWNGLRPLRKDNSGYDCKQWLIGSEGTLGIITAASLKLFPAPRAQLVALVALPDIDAALALLAQARAQAGPALTAFEVLSEPAVELVGREGPGRRRPFATPHPWLALLEWTDHESDDHAAAGLEGLCAQAIEAGIARDAVVARTLADCADLWRLRESVPEAQTRAGGNVKHDISLPLEAWAPFLAETATALATLHHGLQAFAFGHLGDGNLHYNVGTVADTPPHVAFALEQEINDIVFGAVERHRGSFAAEHGVGQLRRELASRVKPPLEMELMRAIKQALDPRGLLNPGKVI; from the coding sequence GTGAGCCACGACGAGACCGCCTTCCTGGACGCACTCCGCGCCGCCGCCGGCGCGCAGGCCATCCTTGCCGGCGAACCGGACATCGCACCGTTCTGCACCGACTGGCGCCGCCGCTACACCGGATCGGCCATCGCCGTGGCGCAGCCGGCCTCGACCGACGAGACGGCGCGCGTCGTGCAAGCCTGCGCGCGCCACGGCGTGGCCATCGTGCCCCAAGGCGGCAACACCGGGCTGGTCGGCGGCGCGACCCCGGCGCCGGGCGCGCGCGCGATCGTGCTGAGCACCCGCCGCATGAACCGCATCCGCGCCATCGACCCCGTCAACGACTGCATCACCGTCGATGCCGGCTGCACGCTGCGCGCGGTGCAGGAAGCGGCGCAGGCCCGGGGCCGGCTGTTTCCCCTGCGCCTCGCGTCGGAAGGCAGCTGCACCATCGGCGGAAACCTGGCGACCAATGCCGGCGGCACGGAGGTCCTGCGCTACGGCAATGCGCGTGAACTCACCCTCGGGATCGAAGCGGTGCTCGCCGACGGCCGCGTCTGGAACGGCCTGCGCCCCCTGCGCAAGGACAACTCCGGCTACGACTGCAAGCAATGGCTCATCGGGTCGGAGGGAACCCTCGGGATCATCACCGCGGCGAGCCTGAAACTTTTTCCGGCGCCGCGCGCACAGCTCGTCGCCCTCGTCGCACTGCCCGACATCGACGCGGCGCTGGCGCTGCTGGCGCAGGCGCGCGCGCAGGCGGGACCGGCCCTGACGGCATTCGAAGTGCTGTCCGAGCCGGCCGTCGAACTGGTCGGGCGCGAAGGCCCCGGAAGGCGGCGCCCCTTCGCGACGCCACACCCGTGGCTGGCCCTGCTGGAATGGACCGATCACGAAAGCGATGACCACGCGGCCGCCGGTCTCGAGGGGCTCTGCGCGCAGGCGATCGAAGCGGGAATCGCGCGCGATGCCGTGGTCGCGCGCACGCTCGCGGACTGCGCGGACCTGTGGCGTCTGCGCGAATCGGTACCCGAGGCGCAGACGCGCGCGGGCGGCAACGTCAAGCACGACATCTCCCTGCCGCTCGAAGCCTGGGCGCCGTTTCTCGCCGAAACCGCGACCGCCCTGGCGACGCTCCATCACGGTCTGCAGGCCTTCGCGTTCGGCCACCTCGGCGACGGCAATCTGCACTACAACGTCGGCACCGTCGCGGACACGCCGCCGCACGTCGCGTTCGCCCTCGAGCAGGAAATCAACGACATCGTCTTCGGCGCGGTCGAACGCCATCGCGGCTCGTTCGCAGCGGAGCACGGCGTCGGACAGTTGCGCCGCGAACTCGCCAGCCGGGTCAAGCCGCCACTTGAGATGGAGCTGATGCGAGCGATCAAGCAGGCGCTCGATCCGCGCGGCCTGCTCAACCCTGGGAAGGTGATATGA
- a CDS encoding YdjC family protein: MPAPPESRRWILCADDYAIDAGATDGIADLLARGRLTATSVLVDGPRWPAAAPSLPAAERADIGLHLNLTQTFPGCRHETWLLRELILRSAVGAVPRRAVRDAIEMQLDAFENGLGRRPDYIDGHQHVHQFSGVRQELLAALQRRYPNDPPWLRSTRPPPGIRDRKARFIAGLGDAALRRLAAAGGLRMSTGLVGVYDFAPAAEPYWRNLARWIAAGADGNVLMCHPSRAAEAGDPIAAARVMEYAILASDRFAQLLQEAGIRCVRGKDCL, from the coding sequence ATGCCCGCCCCTCCCGAATCCCGCCGCTGGATCCTCTGTGCCGACGACTACGCCATCGACGCCGGCGCGACGGACGGCATCGCCGATCTGCTTGCGCGCGGCCGCCTCACCGCGACCAGCGTACTCGTCGACGGGCCGCGCTGGCCTGCGGCCGCGCCATCGCTGCCCGCGGCGGAGCGCGCCGACATCGGGCTGCATCTCAACCTCACCCAGACATTCCCGGGATGCCGCCATGAAACGTGGCTCCTGCGCGAACTGATCTTGCGCAGCGCCGTGGGCGCCGTGCCGCGCCGCGCCGTCCGCGATGCGATCGAAATGCAGCTCGATGCGTTCGAGAACGGACTCGGCCGGCGGCCCGACTACATCGACGGCCATCAACACGTCCACCAGTTCTCCGGCGTGCGCCAGGAACTGCTGGCGGCCCTGCAGCGCCGGTATCCGAACGATCCGCCATGGCTGCGCAGCACCCGGCCGCCTCCGGGGATCCGCGACCGCAAGGCACGATTCATCGCCGGCCTCGGCGACGCCGCGCTGCGCCGTCTGGCCGCGGCAGGCGGGCTGCGCATGAGCACCGGGCTCGTCGGCGTCTACGACTTTGCGCCCGCGGCCGAGCCGTACTGGCGCAACCTGGCGCGATGGATTGCCGCCGGCGCGGACGGCAACGTCCTGATGTGCCATCCCTCCCGTGCCGCGGAGGCAGGCGATCCGATCGCCGCGGCGCGCGTGATGGAATATGCGATTCTTGCCAGCGACCGCTTCGCGCAACTTCTGCAGGAGGCGGGAATCCGCTGCGTGCGGGGGAAGGACTGCCTGTGA